The following are from one region of the Channa argus isolate prfri chromosome 6, Channa argus male v1.0, whole genome shotgun sequence genome:
- the LOC137129417 gene encoding probable G-protein coupled receptor 149 isoform X1 — protein sequence MSTTHLSSPAPNQSYFSTATYEKTDPSEVERQIRLLLFGLCVTIAAATFVGGVYSLLSLLRMRRKTSLSLIVASMSVDDLLSVVPLSLFMLLQWETNGGGGSGSLCTLSGLLYVFQGVSSNMKACLIAAYTFYVTKRFGVLHSADRPLRVMWAIAGVWVVSLAVSVLPLCGWGSFTPASLGCFPESDSFYVLLLFSLYSLCFCGLLFFFTPLTYQLLCSREPQRTLLYPSYLEMARGVSGAAPICDLQSFSRDSLDKSFGDYKELSPSSCGTQLRENEDRGLSPVTVSDRGTAAVGDTPVVFAQKRFSMILAVVRVILWMPMMTLVLVRHTVNARNSSLETLSFFLTLLAPAVTPLFVLSERWIHMPCGCFINCKRDPVQKPSVMKRFEFNLSFQQGYGVYKLSHAAVSHNSPPFEKPAYHSLFNCDFPNARLDALESGGLSLGPNFDFSVTCPADSSSHSDLLLEALAGGGEALADCPPLPHENHEDDVDFRCVPSLSSHHQEQDQNDASSVFEGPERRLSHEECRTIELTDWEWCRSKSERTPRQQRSSGGLSIPLCAFQGTVSLQAPTGKTLSLSTYEVSSDGLKISPNNAKKVEVYRSKSVGHEPNADDPASGGKAGDGSVSNIGMGMEIGMGMGIGAGVGDTNVKIHLEVLEICDNEEAMDSVSIISNISQSSTHARSPSLRYSRRENRFVSCDLGETASYSLLIPSSGNPETETINITIPDTVEAHRQNSRRQTQENSGYHEDIQLLNEAYRKQAGEGEE from the exons ATGTCCACGACGCACTTGAGCTCCCCGGCGCCCAACCAGAGCTATTTCTCCACGGCCACCTACGAGAAGACAGATCCCTCGGAGGTGGAGAGGCAAATTCGCCTGCTGCTTTTCGGCTTGTGCGTAACAATCGCCGCTGCTACCTTCGTCGGAGGTGTCTATTCCTTGCTGTCTCTCCTCAGGATGAGGAGGAAAACGTCCCTGTCTCTCATTGTGGCTTCCATGTCGGTGGACGACCTGCTCAGTGTGGTCCCCCTCTCCCTATTCATGCTTCTCCAGTGGGAGACAAATGGAGGTGGGGGCTCCGGCAGCCTGTGCACTTTATCTGGACTTCTGTACGTGTTCCAGGGTGTTTCTAGCAATATGAAGGCTTGTCTTATAGCAGCCTACACTTTTTATGTCACCAAGAGGTTCGGAGTGCTCCACTCTGCCGACCGGCCTCTCAGAGTGATGTGGGCTATTGCCGGTGTGTGGGTGGTCAGCCTGGCTGTCAGTGTGTTACCTTTGTGCGGATGGGGCAGCTTTACGCCGGCGTCTCTCGGGTGTTTCCCAGAGAGCGACAGCTTCTAcgtcctgctgctcttctctttATATTCCCTGTGTTTCTGCggcttgttgtttttcttcacccCCCTCACTTATCAGCTGCTGTGCTCCAGAGAGCCCCAGAGGACTTTACTCTACCCAAGCTATTTGGAGATGGCCAGAGGAGTGAGTGGTGCTGCTCCAATCTGTGATCTCCAGTCCTTTTCCCGGGACAGCCTCGACAAAAGTTTTGGAGACTACAAGGAACTGAGCCCAAGTTCGTGCGGGACACAACTCAGAGAGAATGAGGACAGGGGTCTATCCCCAGTGACTGTTAGCGACAGGGGGACAGCTGCTGTCGGGGACACGCCAGTGGTCTTTGCACAAAAGCGCTTCTCCATGATCCTGGCGGTTGTCCGAGTTATTTTATGGATGCCGATGATG ACTTTGGTGCTGGTGCGTCACACGGTGAACGCACGCAACTCGTCCCTGGAGACTCTGAGCTTCTTTCTCACTCTGCTTGCCCCTGCGGTGACTCCGTTATTTGTGCTTTCCGAGCGCTGGATCCACATGCCGTGTGGCTGCTTCATTAACTGCAAACGGGATCCAGTGCAGAAGCCCTCAG TGATGAAAAGATTTGAGTTCAACCTGTCCTTCCAACAAGGCTATGGAGTGTATAAGTTGTCGCATGCCGCCGTGTCTCACAACAGTCCACCCTTTGAGAAGCCGGCTTATCACAGTCTCTTTAACTGTGACTTTCCTAATGCCCGTCTCGATGCTTTAGAAAGCGGTGGGCTCTCCCTGGGGCCTAATTTTGATTTCAGCGTCACATGTCCAGCGGACAGCTCCTCTCATTCAGACCTTCTGTTGGAAGCGTTGGCCGGTGGAGGAGAGGCCCTGGCCGATTGTCCTCCACTTCCCCATGAGAACCACGAAGATGACGTCGACTTCCGCTGTGTCCCCTCACTGTCCTCTCATCACCAGGAGCAGGATCAAAATGACGCGTCGTCTGTGTTTGAAGGGCCAGAGAGGAGGCTGTCACACGAGGAGTGTCGGACAATTGAGCTGACGGACTGGGAGTGGTGCAGGAGTAAGTCAGAGAGAACACCCAGACAG CAGAGGTCATCGGGTGGACTGTCCATCCCATTGTGCGCCTTTCAGGGCACCGTATCTCTGCAAGCACCCACAGGGAAGACCCTCTCTCTTTCCACTTACGAGGTCAGCAGTGATGGACTCAAAATCTCTCCAAACAATGCCAAGAAG GTGGAGGTGTATCGCTCTAAGTCAGTTGGCCACGAACCCAATGCAGACGACCCAGCGTCAGGAGGCAAGGCTGGAGACGGGAGCGTCAGCAACATAGGGATGGGCATGGAGATTGGAATGGGGATGGGTATAGGGGCAGGTGTGGGGGACACCAATGTCAAGATCCACCTTGAGGTTCTGGAAATCTGCGACAACGAGGAGGCCATGGACAGTGTCTCCATCATTTCTAACATCAGCCAATCGTCCACTCACGCTCGCTCACCGTCCTTGCGCTACTCGCGAAGGGAGAACCGTTTTGTCTCCTGCGACCTGGGTGAGACGGCGTCCTATTCCCTGCTCATCCCCAGCAGCGGCAACCCCGAGACGGAGACCATCAATATCACTATACCTGACACTGTGGAGGCCCACCGGCAGAACAGCCGGCGGCAGACGCAGGAGAACTCGGGATATCATGAGGACATACAGCTGCTCAATGAGGCCTACAGAAAAcaagctggggagggggaagaGTGA
- the LOC137129417 gene encoding probable G-protein coupled receptor 149 isoform X2 → MSTTHLSSPAPNQSYFSTATYEKTDPSEVERQIRLLLFGLCVTIAAATFVGGVYSLLSLLRMRRKTSLSLIVASMSVDDLLSVVPLSLFMLLQWETNGGGGSGSLCTLSGLLYVFQGVSSNMKACLIAAYTFYVTKRFGVLHSADRPLRVMWAIAGVWVVSLAVSVLPLCGWGSFTPASLGCFPESDSFYVLLLFSLYSLCFCGLLFFFTPLTYQLLCSREPQRTLLYPSYLEMARGVSGAAPICDLQSFSRDSLDKSFGDYKELSPSSCGTQLRENEDRGLSPVTVSDRGTAAVGDTPVVFAQKRFSMILAVVRVILWMPMMTLVLVRHTVNARNSSLETLSFFLTLLAPAVTPLFVLSERWIHMPCGCFINCKRDPVQKPSVMKRFEFNLSFQQGYGVYKLSHAAVSHNSPPFEKPAYHSLFNCDFPNARLDALESGGLSLGPNFDFSVTCPADSSSHSDLLLEALAGGGEALADCPPLPHENHEDDVDFRCVPSLSSHHQEQDQNDASSVFEGPERRLSHEECRTIELTDWEWCRSKSERTPRQRSSGGLSIPLCAFQGTVSLQAPTGKTLSLSTYEVSSDGLKISPNNAKKVEVYRSKSVGHEPNADDPASGGKAGDGSVSNIGMGMEIGMGMGIGAGVGDTNVKIHLEVLEICDNEEAMDSVSIISNISQSSTHARSPSLRYSRRENRFVSCDLGETASYSLLIPSSGNPETETINITIPDTVEAHRQNSRRQTQENSGYHEDIQLLNEAYRKQAGEGEE, encoded by the exons ATGTCCACGACGCACTTGAGCTCCCCGGCGCCCAACCAGAGCTATTTCTCCACGGCCACCTACGAGAAGACAGATCCCTCGGAGGTGGAGAGGCAAATTCGCCTGCTGCTTTTCGGCTTGTGCGTAACAATCGCCGCTGCTACCTTCGTCGGAGGTGTCTATTCCTTGCTGTCTCTCCTCAGGATGAGGAGGAAAACGTCCCTGTCTCTCATTGTGGCTTCCATGTCGGTGGACGACCTGCTCAGTGTGGTCCCCCTCTCCCTATTCATGCTTCTCCAGTGGGAGACAAATGGAGGTGGGGGCTCCGGCAGCCTGTGCACTTTATCTGGACTTCTGTACGTGTTCCAGGGTGTTTCTAGCAATATGAAGGCTTGTCTTATAGCAGCCTACACTTTTTATGTCACCAAGAGGTTCGGAGTGCTCCACTCTGCCGACCGGCCTCTCAGAGTGATGTGGGCTATTGCCGGTGTGTGGGTGGTCAGCCTGGCTGTCAGTGTGTTACCTTTGTGCGGATGGGGCAGCTTTACGCCGGCGTCTCTCGGGTGTTTCCCAGAGAGCGACAGCTTCTAcgtcctgctgctcttctctttATATTCCCTGTGTTTCTGCggcttgttgtttttcttcacccCCCTCACTTATCAGCTGCTGTGCTCCAGAGAGCCCCAGAGGACTTTACTCTACCCAAGCTATTTGGAGATGGCCAGAGGAGTGAGTGGTGCTGCTCCAATCTGTGATCTCCAGTCCTTTTCCCGGGACAGCCTCGACAAAAGTTTTGGAGACTACAAGGAACTGAGCCCAAGTTCGTGCGGGACACAACTCAGAGAGAATGAGGACAGGGGTCTATCCCCAGTGACTGTTAGCGACAGGGGGACAGCTGCTGTCGGGGACACGCCAGTGGTCTTTGCACAAAAGCGCTTCTCCATGATCCTGGCGGTTGTCCGAGTTATTTTATGGATGCCGATGATG ACTTTGGTGCTGGTGCGTCACACGGTGAACGCACGCAACTCGTCCCTGGAGACTCTGAGCTTCTTTCTCACTCTGCTTGCCCCTGCGGTGACTCCGTTATTTGTGCTTTCCGAGCGCTGGATCCACATGCCGTGTGGCTGCTTCATTAACTGCAAACGGGATCCAGTGCAGAAGCCCTCAG TGATGAAAAGATTTGAGTTCAACCTGTCCTTCCAACAAGGCTATGGAGTGTATAAGTTGTCGCATGCCGCCGTGTCTCACAACAGTCCACCCTTTGAGAAGCCGGCTTATCACAGTCTCTTTAACTGTGACTTTCCTAATGCCCGTCTCGATGCTTTAGAAAGCGGTGGGCTCTCCCTGGGGCCTAATTTTGATTTCAGCGTCACATGTCCAGCGGACAGCTCCTCTCATTCAGACCTTCTGTTGGAAGCGTTGGCCGGTGGAGGAGAGGCCCTGGCCGATTGTCCTCCACTTCCCCATGAGAACCACGAAGATGACGTCGACTTCCGCTGTGTCCCCTCACTGTCCTCTCATCACCAGGAGCAGGATCAAAATGACGCGTCGTCTGTGTTTGAAGGGCCAGAGAGGAGGCTGTCACACGAGGAGTGTCGGACAATTGAGCTGACGGACTGGGAGTGGTGCAGGAGTAAGTCAGAGAGAACACCCAGACAG AGGTCATCGGGTGGACTGTCCATCCCATTGTGCGCCTTTCAGGGCACCGTATCTCTGCAAGCACCCACAGGGAAGACCCTCTCTCTTTCCACTTACGAGGTCAGCAGTGATGGACTCAAAATCTCTCCAAACAATGCCAAGAAG GTGGAGGTGTATCGCTCTAAGTCAGTTGGCCACGAACCCAATGCAGACGACCCAGCGTCAGGAGGCAAGGCTGGAGACGGGAGCGTCAGCAACATAGGGATGGGCATGGAGATTGGAATGGGGATGGGTATAGGGGCAGGTGTGGGGGACACCAATGTCAAGATCCACCTTGAGGTTCTGGAAATCTGCGACAACGAGGAGGCCATGGACAGTGTCTCCATCATTTCTAACATCAGCCAATCGTCCACTCACGCTCGCTCACCGTCCTTGCGCTACTCGCGAAGGGAGAACCGTTTTGTCTCCTGCGACCTGGGTGAGACGGCGTCCTATTCCCTGCTCATCCCCAGCAGCGGCAACCCCGAGACGGAGACCATCAATATCACTATACCTGACACTGTGGAGGCCCACCGGCAGAACAGCCGGCGGCAGACGCAGGAGAACTCGGGATATCATGAGGACATACAGCTGCTCAATGAGGCCTACAGAAAAcaagctggggagggggaagaGTGA
- the dhx36 gene encoding ATP-dependent DNA/RNA helicase DHX36, whose amino-acid sequence MSYGYGGGGGRRGRRGARGHRDGSRERWDRGGGGGGGIRGNSSDFDQDRGGDGQRDRPPPHLKGREIGLWYARYGAVRRKQADRRSRAMVQMDEAREQHITKLLNSVQNNQPGPERDGRVARASTSDNWQTAANRSGHCYFDGDMPKEEKQKLEVKSEEEDEDFSVDPKNATHKSKCGSAVPKDEPPDKWDEGDPEDEEKEKLRRKDKDVELLFQEVVRDSSLDDYLKRDLQSKKSDPKYKEMLKFREKLPSFRKKEELVKLINSNRVLVVSGETGCGKTTQVTQFILDDHINRGMGSMCRVVCTQPRRISAISVAERVAVERAETVGNGNSCGYQIRLQSRLPRRQGSVLYCTTGIILQWLRSDPLLSSISHLVLDEIHERNLQSDVLLIIVKDLLQLRDDLKVVLMSATLNAEKFSKYFDNCPMIHIPGLTFPVEEFLLEDVIELTRYRPQNQDRRPSWKKGFWQGCHSRPEKEEKEAEYKESWPSYARTLQGRYSDSTIAALEMLDNDDKIDLELIVALIRHIVLKEDEGAILVFLPGWDNISSLNDLLIAQQMFRSDRFIIIPLHSLMPTVNQTQVFKRPPPGVRKIVIATNIAETSITIDDVVYVIDGGKIKETNFDTNNNISTMTAEWVSLANAKQRKGRAGRVCPGKCYHLYNGLRASLLDAYQLPEIMRTPLEELCLQIKILKLGYIAKFLEKALDRPTEKAVSLAMKNLTDLNALDRSENLTALGFHLAHLPVEPHIAKLILFGALLGCLDPVLTIAASLSFKDPFFIPLGKEKMADMRRKTLSRNCKSDHITIVNAFQGWVEAKQRGARYEREYCWDNFLSANTLQMLHNMKGQFAEHLMHAGFVSSKDPKDPKSNVNSDNEKLIKAVIVAGLYPKVAMIRPSHSRKRPGVKVYTQADGKVCIHPKSVNAEEKEFNYTWLIYHLKMRTSSIFLYDCTEVSPFSLLFFGGDVTIQKDGDQETIAVDEWIVFRSAARIAHLVKSLKKELDSLLEEKIRNPAPVDWQNHQSKDCAVITAIIDLITTQEKPTGGTKGHGRAWATAPRGQHVYFNDDDDDDDND is encoded by the exons ATGAGTTATGGATACGGCGGTGGAGGTGGAAGAAGAGGTAGAAGAGGGGCTCGAGGGCACAGAGATGGGAGCAGAGAAAGATGGgacagaggaggtggaggaggaggaggaatcaGGGGAAACAGTTCCGACTTTGACCAGGACCGAGGGGGAGATGGACAACGGGACCGACCTCCTCCACATCTGAAGGGCCGTGAGATTGGACTTTGGTACGCAAGATACGGAGCCGTGCGGAGGAAGCAAGCTGACCGGAGATCG CGGGCAATGGTCCAGATGGATGAGGCCAGAGAGCAGCACATTACCAAACTGCTTAACTCAGTCCAAAATAACCAGCCTGGTCCAGAGAGAGATGGCAGGGTTGCAAGAGCCTCTACATCAGACAACTGGCAGACAGCTGCCAATAGAAGTGGTCACTG TTACTTTGATGGGGACATGcctaaagaggaaaaacagaagcTTGAGGTCAAATCAGAGGAAGAGGACGAAGACTTTAGTGTTGATCCCAAAAACGCAACCCACAAATCAAAATG tggCTCAGCAGTCCCTAAAGATGAGCCTCCAGATAAGTGGGATGAAGGTGATCcagaggatgaggagaaagagaaactgaGAAGGAAAGACAAGGATGTGGAGCTCTTGTTTCAGGAAGTAGTCAGAGATAGTTCTCTGGATGACTACTTAAAGAGAGATCTGCAGAGCAAGAAATCAGAcccaaaatacaaagaaatgctG AAATTCAGGGAAAAACTACCATCTTTTAGGAAAAAAGAG GAGCTTGTGAAGCTGATCAACTCTAACCGTGTTCTGGTTGTAAGTGGAGAAACAGGCTGTGGAAAGACCACTCAGGTCACTCAGTTCATCCTAGACGACCATATCAATAGAGGCATGGGCTCAATGTGCCGGGTGGTCTGCACGCAGCCTCGTCGGATAAGTGCCATTTCG GTAGCAGAACGTGTAGCAGTAGAGAGGGCAGAAACTGTTGGGAATGGAAATTCATGTGGCTACCAAATCCGTCTGCAGAG CCGGTTACCACGGAGACAAGGTTCAGTCCTGTACTGCACAACAGGCATTATTCTTCAGTGGCTTCGTTCAGACCC TTTGTTGTCTAGCATTAGCCATCTGGTGTTGGATGAGATCCATGAGAGAAACCTGCAGTCGGATGTTTTGCTTATCATTGTGAAGGACCTGCTCCAACTCCGGGATGACCTCAAAGTTGTCCTCATGAGTGCCACACTCAACGCGGAaaagttttcaaaatatttcG ACAACTGTCCAATGATCCATATTCCTGGTTTGACGTTTCCAGTGGAAGAGTTTCTTCTTGAAGATGTTATAGAGCTAACCAG GTATCGTCCCCAGAATCAGGACCGTCGCCCCTCATGGAAGAAAGGCTTTTGGCAGGGGTGCCACTCTAGAccagagaaggaggagaaagaagctGAATACAAGGAGAGCTGGCCTTCTTATGCACGCACACTGCAGGGCAG ATACTCGGACAGCACAATCGCAGCACTAGAGATGCTGGACAATGATGACAAGATTGACCTAGAGCTGATCGTGGCACTGATCCGTCATATTGTGCTCAAAGAGGAT GAAGGAGCCATCTTGGTGTTCCTGCCTGGCTGGGACAACATCAGCAGTCTCAATGACTTGCTCATTGCTCAGCAGATGTTCCGATCAG ACCGCTTCATTATCATCCCCTTGCACTCCCTCATGCCCACTGTTAATCAGACTCAG GTGTTCAAAAGACCTCCTCCTGGCGTTAGAAAGATTGTGATTGCTACCAATATAGCTGaaaccag CATCACCATAGACGATGTTGTTTATGTGATAGATGGAGGGAAGATAAAGGAGACCAACTttgacaccaacaacaacatcagcacCATGACAGCTGAGTGGGTTAGCCTGGCCAATGCCAAACAGAGGAAAGGACGTGCtggcag AGTGTGTCCAGGGAAGTGCTATCATCTGTACAATGGTCTCAGGGCCAGCCTGCTGGATGCCTATCAGTTACCCGAAATTATGAGGACACCACTGGAGGAGCTCTGCCTTCAGATCAAG ATACTGAAGCTCGGTTATATAGCTAAATTCCTGGAGAAAGCCCTGGACCGTCCGACTGAAAAGGCCGTCAGCCTAGCCATGAAGAACCTCACAGACTTG AACGCCCTGGACCGTTCGGAGAATCTGACAGCGCTGGGTTTCCACTTGGCTCATCTGCCCGTGGAGCCTCACATTGCCAAACTCATCCTCTTTGGAGCTCTGTTAGGTTGCCTTGACCCCGTACTCACCATTGCGGCTTCGCTCAGCTTCAAAGACCCTTTCTTCATACCCCTG GGTAAAGAGAAGATGGCGGACATGAGAAGAAAGACCCTGTCTAGAAACTGCAAGAGTGACCACATCACTATTGTCAATGCCTTCCAG GGCTGGGTGGAAGCGAAACAGCGTGGTGCCAGGTATGAGCGGGAGTACTGCTGGGACAACTTCCTGTCTGCCAATACACTACAG ATGCTGCACAACATGAAGGGTCAGTTTGCTGAACATCTTATGCATGCAGGCTTTGTTAGCAGCAAGGACCCCAAAGACCCTAAATCTAATGTCAACTCAG ACAATGAAAAGTTAATCAAAGCTGTGATTGTAGCTGGTCTGTACCCGAAGGTGGCCATGATCAGACCATCTCACAGTAGAAAGAGGCCGGG GGTTAAGGTGTACACCCAGGCTGACGGGAAGGTGTGTATCCACCCCAAATCTGTCAACGCTGAAGAAAAGGAGTTTAACTACACATGGCTCATCTACCACCTCAAGATGAGAACTAGCAGC ATTTTCCTGTACGACTGCACCGAGGTGTCCCCATTCTCGCTACTGTTCTTTGGAGGAGACGTCACCATCCAGAAAGACGGGGACCAGGAGACCATCGCGGTGGACGAGTGGATTGTCTTCAGATCAGCTGCACGAATCGCTCACCTCGTCAAG agtttaaaaaaagagttggATTCTCTGCTTGAGGAGAAAATCCGAAACCCAGCTCCAGTGGACTGGCAAAACCATCAGTCCAAAGACTGTGCTGTGATCACAGCTATCATAGACCTCATCACCACCCAGGAGAAGCCCACAGGCGGCACTAAGGGTCACGGCAGAGCGTGGGCGACTGCCCCAAGAGGACAACACGTTTACTTCAATGACGACGACGATGATGACGACAATGATTAG